The Lysinibacillus pakistanensis genome includes a window with the following:
- a CDS encoding DUF3775 domain-containing protein — MNYSHFINVTKKVYQLACNRQTSNSVEAIQQLENYMYQLTFDEIKFIQTIMYLGRDTKDEERLKYSNRELFESQKRYLERKSWSKRELEADHIIAKTPLDEYLQKGLEIVKNLDTQLSCDNNNLNIENEQIHVNNQKEANYMSQYYKIEVVGARFVNSYLEKGWVLIDTTRELSSYGEISVSYHMGYPINSYIADLKGIIDKYEELELFEELKKRLCEKEGLDPQGLREESFYLGNHPKNETVNFLNNYVNVLKNKNGNYIYVDPSSEKKEESNIKETASVTVDEDDLPF, encoded by the coding sequence ATGAATTATTCTCATTTTATTAATGTCACAAAAAAAGTGTATCAACTCGCTTGTAATAGACAGACCAGTAACAGTGTTGAAGCTATTCAACAATTAGAAAATTATATGTATCAACTAACATTTGATGAAATAAAGTTTATTCAAACAATAATGTATTTAGGAAGAGATACAAAAGATGAAGAACGTTTGAAATATTCTAATAGGGAATTATTTGAGAGCCAAAAACGTTATCTTGAAAGGAAATCTTGGAGTAAAAGAGAGCTAGAAGCTGATCATATTATTGCAAAAACCCCTTTAGATGAGTATCTTCAAAAAGGCTTAGAAATAGTAAAAAATCTTGATACTCAACTAAGTTGTGATAATAACAATTTAAACATTGAAAATGAACAAATACATGTAAACAACCAAAAGGAGGCTAATTATATGTCACAATACTATAAAATCGAAGTGGTTGGCGCGAGATTTGTAAACTCATATTTAGAAAAAGGATGGGTACTTATAGATACAACTAGGGAATTATCAAGTTATGGAGAGATATCCGTTTCATATCATATGGGATACCCTATCAATTCTTATATCGCTGATTTAAAGGGGATAATAGATAAATATGAGGAATTAGAATTATTTGAAGAACTTAAGAAGCGACTGTGTGAAAAAGAAGGATTAGATCCACAAGGTTTAAGGGAAGAATCGTTTTATTTGGGGAATCACCCCAAAAATGAAACAGTAAATTTTTTAAATAATTATGTAAATGTATTAAAGAATAAAAATGGCAACTATATATATGTTGATCCTTCAAGCGAGAAAAAAGAAGAATCTAACATCAAAGAAACTGCATCTGTAACAGTAGATGAAGATGATTTACCATTCTAA
- a CDS encoding sensor domain-containing diguanylate cyclase — protein MTDHLQTLKYIKSDVLSFWVSSKEEQAGFNEYFYPLKQCLKKHLQIANAAFLSFEGNSLIPVEEMAALTIETKLNAVSWLMIEASFYQQKVVKIPYILKEKEAYAMMTDMVLFQADGKNPIGVLLVEATDAWTDFMSSDYGDECVETLTKVLQMIRENLEVKVNEDQYRKLYNMTDLFHSTMDIDLILENVLKNIKDNFPEFNVELILSNDQDRHTTIEIKLFDYLSERPATIEAFVSGELTTELAGDLNCRLLNAPIKGRQAIYGILQVSAPTTYLFSTTEKDFVRMLAQASGNALENAKLYHQSHRLVSDLQLINETSHRLNMRIDIHEMLLFLQKQLMKSFQPMEVCFAFKNNETFEVTGASTALFNSQEGITYIKHVEQHFEHTNDPLFIADFSRLTPSQTEYRSIMAIPILMEEKINGFSIVLHKEPYFFSFDSFKLMQSLIHHSSLAIANSILRNQLQEMVDLDHLTKLYARSYLDQYVEKSLKNDKSGMFLLIDIDNFKRVNDTYGHQIGDKILIQIAVQLKETIGTRGICARWGGEEMSVYVPNINEKDAIELAATIVAVIPKATDPKVTISAGLITWDEQYRPAFQSVFLHADTALYQAKNSGKNRFCIHDRESVKTNV, from the coding sequence ATGACAGACCATTTACAAACGCTAAAATATATAAAATCAGATGTTTTGAGCTTTTGGGTGAGTTCGAAGGAAGAACAAGCCGGTTTTAATGAGTACTTTTATCCATTAAAACAGTGTCTAAAGAAGCACTTGCAAATTGCTAATGCAGCTTTTCTCAGTTTCGAGGGTAATTCCTTAATACCAGTCGAAGAAATGGCTGCTTTGACGATTGAAACAAAACTAAATGCTGTGTCATGGTTAATGATTGAAGCTAGCTTTTATCAACAAAAAGTGGTGAAAATTCCTTATATATTAAAAGAAAAAGAAGCCTATGCGATGATGACAGATATGGTGCTTTTTCAAGCAGATGGCAAAAATCCAATTGGGGTGTTACTCGTTGAGGCAACAGATGCTTGGACAGACTTTATGTCCTCGGATTACGGGGATGAATGTGTGGAAACGCTTACGAAGGTTTTACAGATGATTAGAGAGAATCTAGAAGTAAAAGTGAATGAAGATCAGTATAGAAAATTATATAATATGACTGATTTGTTTCATTCCACGATGGATATTGATTTAATTTTGGAAAATGTCTTGAAGAATATTAAGGATAATTTCCCAGAATTTAATGTAGAGCTTATTTTATCGAATGATCAGGACCGCCATACGACTATCGAGATTAAGCTTTTTGATTATTTATCTGAAAGGCCAGCAACGATTGAGGCTTTTGTATCAGGAGAATTGACAACGGAACTTGCAGGCGATTTGAATTGTCGATTATTGAATGCTCCTATAAAAGGGAGACAAGCAATTTATGGCATATTACAAGTAAGTGCACCTACAACATATCTTTTTTCAACGACCGAAAAGGATTTTGTGCGTATGCTAGCACAAGCATCAGGAAATGCACTCGAAAATGCAAAATTATATCATCAATCGCACCGCCTCGTAAGTGACTTACAACTCATCAATGAAACATCACATCGATTAAACATGAGGATTGACATTCATGAAATGTTACTTTTCCTACAAAAACAGTTAATGAAATCTTTTCAGCCAATGGAAGTCTGTTTTGCATTTAAAAATAATGAAACCTTTGAAGTGACTGGCGCTAGTACAGCATTATTTAACTCACAAGAGGGTATAACATATATCAAACATGTTGAACAACATTTTGAGCATACCAATGATCCACTATTTATTGCTGATTTCAGCAGATTAACCCCTAGTCAAACTGAATATCGATCAATTATGGCAATCCCAATTTTAATGGAGGAAAAAATAAATGGCTTTAGTATTGTATTACACAAAGAGCCTTATTTCTTTTCATTTGATAGCTTTAAATTAATGCAATCTTTAATTCATCATTCGTCTTTAGCAATTGCAAACTCAATTTTACGAAATCAACTTCAAGAAATGGTAGATTTGGATCATCTAACAAAATTATATGCAAGAAGTTATTTAGATCAGTATGTTGAAAAATCGCTTAAGAACGATAAATCCGGAATGTTCTTGCTGATTGATATTGATAACTTCAAACGTGTTAATGATACGTACGGTCATCAAATTGGTGATAAGATTCTTATACAAATTGCGGTACAATTAAAAGAAACAATTGGCACGCGAGGTATTTGTGCGCGCTGGGGTGGAGAAGAAATGTCCGTTTATGTGCCAAATATTAATGAAAAAGACGCCATAGAATTGGCAGCAACAATTGTTGCAGTCATTCCCAAAGCTACAGATCCAAAAGTGACTATTTCGGCAGGTCTTATTACTTGGGATGAACAATATCGCCCTGCGTTTCAATCTGTATTTTTACATGCTGATACTGCATTATATCAAGCAAAAAATAGTGGTAAAAATCGTTTCTGTATTCATGACCGCGAATCCGTAAAAACCAATGTTTAA
- a CDS encoding helix-turn-helix domain-containing protein, producing MSFDYKPFFKTLIDKEVTREQIKKDLQLSPATMAKLAKGENVSMSVVDKLCDYLECEVEDIISHVKSNKE from the coding sequence ATGTCATTCGATTACAAACCGTTTTTTAAGACACTTATCGACAAAGAAGTAACAAGAGAACAAATAAAAAAGGATCTTCAATTGTCTCCAGCAACAATGGCTAAGTTAGCAAAAGGAGAAAATGTCTCCATGAGTGTGGTAGACAAATTATGTGATTATTTAGAGTGCGAGGTAGAGGATATAATCTCTCATGTAAAATCGAATAAAGAATAA
- a CDS encoding helix-turn-helix domain-containing protein — MAFKYLAQYTTFDSIADMDQHVKEHLQQHYYDLTESERAIVFKLASHSLNYPGVCHLKASTIAESLEISTKTVYRAIKKLESLGIIKKQTTTKEKGGRGANIYIILPVQSETFESHYEPFEVVPLQEVYNHVHADRKACKEFMNDYQVMLYDFMYLLPLPDNFKDDLHKVVLASNVSSIQEFIKAKNIIFKMANDIKDGVLTVTKTIRAIFIGAHKKALQRRDRHTPKIVQKHVNEPPVPFYNWLTE, encoded by the coding sequence ATGGCATTTAAATACTTAGCACAATATACAACATTCGATTCAATAGCCGATATGGACCAGCATGTGAAGGAGCATCTCCAGCAACACTACTATGATTTAACAGAATCGGAACGTGCCATCGTTTTCAAGCTTGCTTCACACTCTCTTAATTATCCTGGAGTGTGTCACCTGAAAGCTTCCACAATTGCTGAGAGCTTAGAGATCAGTACAAAGACGGTTTATCGTGCTATCAAGAAATTAGAATCACTAGGTATTATCAAGAAACAAACAACTACTAAGGAAAAGGGAGGTAGAGGCGCAAACATCTATATTATTTTGCCAGTCCAATCTGAAACATTTGAAAGTCATTATGAGCCTTTTGAGGTTGTTCCATTACAAGAAGTCTATAACCATGTTCATGCTGATAGGAAAGCATGCAAAGAATTTATGAATGATTATCAAGTGATGTTATATGACTTTATGTATTTGTTACCTCTTCCGGATAACTTTAAGGATGATCTGCATAAAGTGGTATTAGCATCTAATGTAAGCAGCATTCAAGAATTCATAAAGGCAAAGAACATCATTTTTAAAATGGCCAACGATATTAAAGATGGTGTGCTGACGGTCACTAAAACAATACGAGCCATATTCATAGGGGCTCATAAGAAGGCATTACAACGTAGAGATAGACATACACCAAAGATAGTTCAAAAGCATGTAAATGAGCCTCCAGTGCCTTTCTATAACTGGCTAACTGAATGA
- the rpsD gene encoding 30S ribosomal protein S4, with the protein MSRYTGPSWKLSRRLGISLSGTGKEIEKRPYAPGQHGPNQRKKLSEYGLQLQEKQKLRHMYGMNERQFRTLFNRAGKMKGVHGENFMILLETRLDNLVYRLGLSRTRRGARQLVNHGHILVDGKRVDIPSYSVKPGQSISLREKSQNLAVVTEAIEVNNFVPDYLTFDADKKEGTFTRLPERSELSAEINEAFIVEFYSR; encoded by the coding sequence ATGTCTCGTTATACAGGTCCATCTTGGAAATTATCACGTCGTCTTGGTATCTCACTAAGCGGTACAGGTAAAGAAATCGAAAAACGCCCTTACGCACCAGGTCAACACGGTCCTAACCAACGTAAAAAATTATCTGAATACGGTTTACAACTTCAAGAGAAGCAAAAACTTCGTCACATGTATGGCATGAACGAACGTCAATTCCGTACTCTATTTAACCGCGCTGGTAAAATGAAAGGTGTACACGGTGAAAACTTCATGATCCTTCTTGAAACTCGCCTTGATAACCTTGTTTACCGTTTAGGTTTATCACGCACTCGTCGTGGTGCACGTCAATTAGTAAACCACGGTCACATCTTAGTAGATGGCAAACGCGTTGATATCCCATCATACAGCGTAAAACCAGGTCAATCGATTTCTCTTCGTGAAAAATCTCAAAACCTTGCTGTAGTAACAGAAGCAATCGAAGTAAACAACTTCGTACCTGATTACTTAACTTTTGATGCTGACAAAAAAGAAGGTACATTCACTCGCCTTCCAGAACGTTCTGAATTATCAGCTGAAATCAACGAAGCATTCATCGTAGAGTTCTACTCTCGTTAA
- the ltrA gene encoding group II intron reverse transcriptase/maturase — protein sequence MLMNQILSRENLLLALKRVERNKGSHGVDKMPVKFLRQHVVENWLTIKKQILEGTYQPQPVRRIEIPKPDGGVRLLGIPTVTDRLIQQAIAQVLSNLYDLNFSNHSYGFRPKRSAHDAIREAKGYIKEGYRWVIDMDLEKFFDKVNHDRLMSTLAKKISDKPLLKLIRRYLQSGVMINGVVYDTDEGTPQGGPLSPLLSNIVLDELDKEIEKRGHKFVRYADDCNIYVKTKRAGERVMASIKTFIEKTLRLKVNEKKSAVARPWQRKFLGFSFTSRKEPQVRIAKESIKRMKNKIRELTARKKPFPMEYRIQQLNQYLIGWCGYFALADTKSVFESLDGWIRRRLRMCLWKNWKKPRTKVRNLIRLGVPDWKAYEWGNTRKSYWRISKSPILHRTLGNSYWSNQGLKSLQARYEILRYSS from the coding sequence ATGTTAATGAATCAAATATTATCACGGGAGAATCTGCTTCTCGCACTCAAACGGGTGGAACGAAACAAAGGGAGTCATGGAGTAGACAAAATGCCCGTAAAATTCCTACGACAGCATGTAGTCGAAAACTGGCTAACGATTAAGAAGCAAATTCTTGAGGGAACCTACCAACCACAACCAGTCCGCAGAATCGAAATCCCGAAACCTGACGGCGGTGTGCGACTATTAGGAATCCCAACCGTGACAGACCGACTCATTCAACAGGCGATTGCCCAAGTGCTATCCAACCTATACGACCTGAACTTCTCGAATCATAGTTACGGATTTCGACCAAAACGAAGTGCTCACGATGCAATCCGAGAAGCCAAAGGCTATATAAAAGAAGGATACCGCTGGGTAATAGATATGGACTTAGAGAAATTCTTCGACAAAGTAAACCACGACCGTCTAATGAGTACATTAGCGAAGAAAATTTCTGATAAACCTCTACTCAAGCTGATTCGTAGATACTTACAATCGGGTGTCATGATAAATGGTGTCGTTTATGATACAGATGAAGGAACACCCCAAGGGGGTCCACTGAGTCCACTCCTCTCAAACATTGTCCTGGATGAATTAGACAAAGAGATAGAGAAACGTGGTCATAAATTTGTCCGTTACGCCGATGACTGCAATATTTATGTGAAAACAAAACGAGCAGGAGAACGAGTGATGGCAAGTATCAAAACCTTTATTGAGAAGACGCTACGATTGAAAGTAAATGAGAAGAAATCCGCAGTGGCTCGTCCTTGGCAACGTAAATTCCTAGGATTTAGCTTTACCTCCCGCAAAGAACCACAAGTTCGAATTGCGAAAGAGAGCATAAAGCGAATGAAGAATAAAATTCGGGAATTAACAGCTAGAAAGAAGCCATTTCCAATGGAGTACCGAATTCAACAATTGAATCAATACTTAATTGGGTGGTGTGGCTACTTTGCATTAGCGGATACGAAATCAGTATTTGAATCACTGGATGGATGGATTAGAAGAAGACTTCGCATGTGTTTATGGAAGAATTGGAAGAAGCCTCGTACGAAAGTGCGCAACCTCATTCGCTTAGGAGTTCCAGACTGGAAGGCTTACGAATGGGGCAATACTCGCAAGAGTTACTGGCGTATTTCGAAAAGTCCAATATTACACAGAACCCTTGGTAACTCTTATTGGAGTAACCAAGGGCTCAAAAGTCTGCAAGCTCGTTATGAAATCTTGCGTTATTCATCTTAA